ACCCGGTCGGCGGCGTCCATGTCGCGCACGGCCTGCCGACCGGCCTCCCACGTCCCGGACAGCCGGCGGGAAAGGTGCACCGCGACAACGCCGTCGCCGCCGCTGCGTTCCCAAGCCCGCTCGTACACTTCGCGCAGCTCGCCGGGGGAGGCGGCCGAGGTGGTCACGGTGTCGGACGCATAGTCGATCTCGACCGGGTCGACGCCTTCCCGCATCGCCCGGTCACCGACCAGGACGTGCAGCGGGACGACGGCGATATCCAGCGAGTCGAGGTGTTCGGCAGGGAGGCTGGCGGACGAATCGGTGACGACCACGACTGCCACGGACTACCGAACCTCCTGCAGGGTCTTGACCATCGCGTTGGCCACCGCCGTGTGACCGTCCCAGCCCCAGTGGATGCCGTCCGGGTTCGCCTCGCCGGAGAAGATGTTGTCGCGCACCGCTTCGCCCAGGTCGACCAGCGGCACCGAGGTCCGGCCCGACCAGGCGCGCAGCGCCTCGACCGCCCGTGGCCGCCCGGAGTGCACGCGACCGTAGGCCGCGCAGTCGTGCACCGAGGGCAGCACCGCGACGACCGGCAGGTCGGGGCGCAACTGCGCCAGCGCGGTGCGGCACTGTTCCAGGTAGTCGACGCTCACTTTCGGTGGAAGCGCAACGGGTCTGCCGAGTTTCGACAACTTGGGCTGCAGCCAGT
Above is a genomic segment from Nocardia sputorum containing:
- the octT gene encoding diglucosylglycerate octanoyltransferase, yielding MLLVIADSLSYFGPKGGLPADHPRIWPNLVAAELDWDVELVARIGWTCRDAYWALIGDPRVWAAVPRAGAVVFAVGGMDTLPSPLPTALRELIRYVRPPALRRVVRATYNWLQPKLSKLGRPVALPPKVSVDYLEQCRTALAQLRPDLPVVAVLPSVHDCAAYGRVHSGRPRAVEALRAWSGRTSVPLVDLGEAVRDNIFSGEANPDGIHWGWDGHTAVANAMVKTLQEVR